A genomic region of uncultured Paludibaculum sp. contains the following coding sequences:
- the pyrE gene encoding orotate phosphoribosyltransferase: MALSPESLLDVFRQTGAYLKGHFRLTSGLHSPEYLQCALVLQHPNHAETCGRELAAAIALAAGTSAVDVVVSPAMGGLIIGHEVARAFGVRHIFTERDTDRKMTLRRGFTLKPGERAVVVEDVITTGGSTLEVVELLKAAGVEVLGAGSVIDRSGGRANVSVPRAALATLQVTTYDPAECPLCQQGLPVVKPGSRPS; the protein is encoded by the coding sequence GTGGCACTCTCTCCTGAATCCCTCCTGGACGTCTTCCGCCAAACCGGCGCGTACTTGAAAGGACACTTCCGGCTTACCAGTGGGTTACACTCCCCTGAATATTTGCAGTGCGCCCTGGTCCTGCAGCACCCCAACCACGCCGAGACCTGCGGCCGGGAACTGGCTGCCGCGATCGCTTTGGCCGCCGGAACATCCGCTGTCGATGTTGTTGTATCTCCTGCGATGGGCGGCCTCATCATCGGCCACGAGGTGGCTCGCGCCTTTGGCGTCCGACACATCTTCACCGAACGCGATACAGATCGAAAGATGACCCTGCGCCGCGGCTTCACGCTCAAACCGGGTGAGCGCGCCGTCGTCGTGGAGGACGTCATCACGACCGGTGGCAGCACCCTGGAAGTCGTCGAATTGCTCAAGGCTGCGGGCGTGGAAGTCCTGGGAGCCGGCTCCGTGATCGACCGTAGTGGAGGCCGGGCCAACGTCTCTGTCCCCCGCGCCGCCTTGGCCACCCTCCAGGTCACCACCTACGATCCGGCCGAATGCCCGCTCTGCCAGCAGGGCCTGCCCGTGGTCAAGCCCGGCTCCCGGCCCTCCTGA
- a CDS encoding ABC transporter permease: MKSRISLLRSKWRALWGKRRLDQEFSDELAAHLEMLTAEFQAKGMGAADAARAARLRLGYEESLKETNRDQRGWPLAESILQDVRYTLRAWRRNPAFALAAIATLALGIGANSSVFTFLTTIGFRTHGGPGDGTFAQLYPQRLVAAPNGAWEATGDRGLSYEEFAAFRQARSLRALNVWSGWRPAFGDGDTSSEPTRVEMVSYDALEVMGVRQPLLGRWFTREECEPGAAGNLLLVTEHVWRTLFGSDKALVGRTLRMEGHTFSVIGVLPDSFTGSAMGPVDFVAPVSFQRTLSNAPGWTHDQYVLEATGLLRPGASREQLHEELNAIARQFDRTNPRESMDVLVTNGAIWQRPFLRSKLVVVLPMLQGAMVLVLLIACSNVASLLLSRAAVRQREVAVRLSLGAGRGRLLRQLLTESLLLSACAGLCSLWLAVRLPPLLSVIIPSRTRLIVASEFHLDPAVLGYTAAAALLAGLLAGLAPAFEALRLDLSSSLKGTGSVWSGRRRFRGWLVSVQVAASLTLLLGSGLLLRAVESVRAVGSQFRPETLLVTDLWLGGAAGRDPALTAEKAERVRRRAAELPGAQFVSLTDSLPMRSGRWRKVVLPGGALRSGEARLTDAAYFPAMGLALQRGRVFTQAELARTSTEVWPVVLAQHAAQSFFPAADPLGRRVEVDLGGERVKAEVIGVVASTGPIPNESPNVLYLPVSLARERAFLLTRFSGDELALRRTLQRMRMEFDPGLVRGTQPLSLVYEDLLSSLKPVAGVVAAISVLAMVLAMVGIYGVLAFAVSQRTRELGIRLALGARSGEVSALMMKAGLKPVLAGLVVGLPVAAGVVKLLSRFTAAMGVGAWDGRLYAMVLLVLLGSAALSMLLPSIRAGRVDPLRALREE; the protein is encoded by the coding sequence ATGAAGTCTCGGATTTCCCTTCTCCGATCGAAGTGGCGGGCGCTGTGGGGCAAGCGGCGGCTGGACCAGGAGTTCAGCGACGAACTGGCGGCCCATCTGGAAATGCTGACGGCCGAGTTCCAGGCGAAGGGGATGGGGGCGGCCGATGCGGCGCGTGCGGCGCGGCTCAGGCTTGGCTACGAGGAGTCTCTCAAGGAGACGAATCGGGATCAGCGCGGGTGGCCCCTGGCGGAGTCGATCCTACAGGATGTGCGCTACACGCTGCGGGCCTGGAGGCGGAATCCGGCCTTCGCCCTGGCGGCCATCGCTACACTCGCTCTGGGCATCGGGGCCAACTCCAGCGTTTTCACCTTCCTGACGACCATCGGCTTCCGGACGCACGGCGGACCGGGCGACGGCACGTTCGCCCAGCTCTATCCGCAGCGGCTGGTGGCGGCTCCGAACGGCGCATGGGAAGCGACGGGCGACCGGGGGCTGAGCTACGAAGAGTTCGCGGCCTTCCGGCAGGCCCGGTCATTGCGGGCGCTGAATGTCTGGAGCGGCTGGCGCCCGGCATTTGGAGACGGAGACACGTCGTCGGAACCGACGCGCGTGGAGATGGTCTCCTACGATGCGCTGGAGGTAATGGGCGTACGGCAGCCTTTACTGGGCCGCTGGTTCACGCGCGAAGAGTGCGAGCCGGGCGCCGCGGGGAACCTCCTTCTAGTGACCGAACATGTGTGGCGGACGCTGTTCGGGAGCGACAAAGCCCTGGTAGGGCGAACCCTCCGCATGGAGGGCCACACGTTCAGCGTCATCGGCGTCCTGCCGGATTCCTTCACAGGCTCGGCGATGGGCCCCGTGGATTTTGTCGCGCCGGTTTCGTTCCAGCGGACGCTGAGCAACGCTCCTGGATGGACCCACGACCAATACGTACTGGAAGCGACCGGGCTGTTGCGGCCCGGCGCGTCGCGAGAACAGCTGCACGAGGAGCTGAACGCGATTGCCAGACAGTTCGACCGCACCAATCCGCGTGAATCGATGGATGTTCTGGTGACGAACGGCGCGATCTGGCAGCGGCCGTTCCTGCGCTCGAAGCTGGTGGTGGTGCTGCCGATGCTGCAAGGTGCGATGGTGCTGGTCCTGCTGATTGCGTGCTCGAATGTCGCCTCGCTGCTGCTGTCGCGGGCGGCCGTGCGCCAGCGCGAAGTGGCGGTCCGGCTAAGCCTGGGGGCCGGGCGCGGGCGCCTGCTGCGGCAATTGCTGACCGAGAGCCTGCTGCTATCGGCATGCGCCGGGTTGTGCAGCCTGTGGCTGGCGGTGCGCCTGCCTCCGCTGCTTTCGGTCATCATCCCTTCGCGGACGAGACTGATCGTGGCCTCGGAGTTCCACCTCGACCCAGCGGTGCTGGGCTACACGGCGGCCGCGGCGCTTCTGGCTGGACTCCTGGCGGGGCTGGCTCCGGCGTTCGAAGCGCTCAGGCTGGACCTTTCCTCCTCGCTGAAAGGCACGGGCTCCGTCTGGTCGGGCCGGAGACGGTTTCGGGGATGGTTGGTGTCGGTGCAGGTGGCAGCCAGCCTGACACTGCTGCTGGGCTCGGGCCTGTTGCTGAGGGCAGTGGAATCCGTGCGGGCCGTCGGTAGCCAGTTCCGACCGGAGACGCTGCTGGTGACCGATCTTTGGCTGGGCGGCGCGGCGGGCCGCGATCCTGCGCTGACGGCGGAAAAGGCGGAGCGCGTGCGGCGCCGGGCAGCCGAGTTGCCGGGCGCCCAATTCGTCTCGCTGACCGACAGCCTGCCGATGCGAAGCGGCCGGTGGCGGAAGGTGGTGCTACCGGGCGGCGCGTTGCGGAGCGGTGAGGCGAGACTGACAGACGCCGCCTACTTCCCCGCGATGGGCCTGGCGCTGCAGCGAGGCCGGGTGTTCACACAGGCAGAACTGGCGCGGACCAGCACGGAGGTCTGGCCGGTTGTGCTGGCCCAGCATGCGGCGCAGTCCTTCTTTCCGGCGGCCGATCCCCTGGGCCGGCGGGTGGAGGTGGACCTGGGTGGAGAGCGTGTGAAAGCCGAGGTGATCGGCGTAGTCGCCTCGACCGGGCCGATTCCGAATGAGAGCCCGAATGTCCTGTACCTGCCCGTGTCGTTGGCCCGGGAGCGCGCGTTCCTCCTGACACGATTCTCCGGCGACGAGCTCGCGCTGCGGCGAACGCTCCAGCGGATGCGGATGGAGTTCGATCCGGGACTGGTGCGGGGCACGCAGCCGCTCTCGCTGGTGTACGAAGATCTGCTCTCCTCGCTGAAGCCCGTGGCGGGCGTAGTGGCGGCGATCAGCGTACTGGCGATGGTTCTGGCCATGGTGGGCATCTACGGGGTGCTGGCCTTTGCGGTGAGCCAGAGGACGCGCGAACTGGGTATCCGGCTGGCGCTGGGAGCAAGATCGGGCGAGGTGTCGGCACTCATGATGAAGGCCGGACTGAAACCGGTGCTGGCGGGTCTGGTGGTGGGCTTGCCTGTGGCGGCTGGGGTCGTCAAGTTGCTGTCCCGATTCACGGCGGCGATGGGCGTCGGCGCGTGGGATGGGCGGTTGTATGCCATGGTTCTGCTGGTGCTGCTGGGCTCGGCGGCCTTGTCGATGTTGTTGCCTTCGATCCGGGCCGGACGGGTCGATCCCCTGCGCGCCCTGCGCGAGGAATAG
- a CDS encoding TolC family protein encodes MNLIRPILAVFLAALMIAPASLAQAPPAPGTPAVAAVRTDFSTLPQAKGPFFLRDYKRFDVAPINLENSSRLESLIRGGKIYLGLDDVIALALENNLDLELQRYTPQLAQADLLRAQSGGLLRGVPTAVSSTSGSAQSQVTGGATGGTSSNTNSSSSGTTSSAGGAVITQTGTSIPNLDPSFYFSSSFGHRSSPQSNTVTTGTTALISDSRYWGAGYQQSWLTGTTLSYGWNNTWFKSNNYRSDINPGWNPNMTLQITQNLLQGWGLAVNNRNIRVAKNNVRLSDLTFKQQVMTTVAGVVNLYWDLVSYNEDLKVKKKALEVAQKFYEDNKKQVEIGTLAPIEIVRAEANVAQAQQDLTNSETSLLQQETIVKSALSRTGVASPTLSEARIIPTDTLIQPTINIAEDLKGLVEIALAERPDVAQTKINIDNTKIGLSGSRNAMLPTLQVQATATNNGLAGPSNTVDAPPGQTPVIHNVDPFFQGGYSTALSQLFRRNFPDYSVAFTLNVPLRNRTAKADYVRDMLSLRQQEINAQRQINDIRVNIQNAQIAVIQAKARYDSAVKARLLQQQTLDAENKKYALGASTAFLVVQTQRDLATAQGNEVSALAGYSRARVQLDLATAQILTRYKVEVGEAKAAKSSMPIRTP; translated from the coding sequence ATGAATTTGATTCGACCGATTCTCGCCGTGTTCCTTGCGGCACTCATGATTGCACCGGCCAGTCTGGCCCAGGCTCCCCCGGCGCCGGGAACGCCGGCGGTGGCGGCCGTCAGAACCGACTTCTCAACACTCCCCCAGGCGAAAGGCCCGTTCTTTCTCCGCGACTACAAGCGTTTCGATGTCGCGCCTATCAATCTGGAGAACTCAAGCCGGCTGGAATCCCTGATTCGGGGCGGCAAGATCTATCTGGGTCTGGATGACGTGATTGCGTTGGCCTTGGAGAACAATCTGGACTTGGAACTCCAGCGCTACACACCCCAGTTGGCGCAGGCCGACTTGTTGCGCGCTCAATCGGGCGGTTTGCTGCGCGGCGTTCCGACGGCGGTGAGCAGCACCTCCGGGTCGGCTCAATCGCAGGTCACCGGCGGCGCCACGGGCGGCACATCGAGCAACACCAACTCAAGTTCGAGCGGCACGACGTCCAGCGCGGGCGGTGCGGTGATCACTCAGACCGGTACGTCGATCCCGAATCTTGATCCTTCGTTCTACTTTTCAAGCTCGTTTGGGCACCGTTCGTCACCGCAGTCGAACACGGTGACCACCGGTACGACGGCGCTGATCTCCGATTCGCGCTACTGGGGTGCGGGTTATCAGCAGTCCTGGCTGACCGGTACCACGCTCAGCTACGGCTGGAACAATACGTGGTTCAAGTCGAACAACTACCGCAGTGACATCAACCCGGGCTGGAACCCCAACATGACTCTGCAGATTACGCAGAACTTGTTGCAAGGATGGGGTTTAGCGGTGAACAACCGCAACATTCGCGTGGCCAAGAACAATGTCCGGCTATCCGATCTGACGTTCAAGCAGCAGGTGATGACAACCGTAGCGGGCGTCGTGAACCTCTATTGGGACCTGGTGAGCTACAACGAGGACCTGAAGGTAAAGAAGAAGGCGCTGGAAGTGGCGCAGAAGTTCTATGAGGACAACAAGAAGCAGGTGGAAATCGGCACCCTGGCGCCCATCGAAATCGTCCGCGCCGAAGCCAACGTGGCCCAGGCGCAGCAGGATCTGACGAACTCGGAGACTTCGCTGCTGCAGCAGGAGACGATCGTGAAGAGCGCACTCAGCCGCACCGGCGTGGCTAGCCCGACTCTGTCGGAGGCGCGCATCATCCCCACAGACACGCTGATACAGCCCACCATCAACATCGCCGAGGACTTGAAGGGGCTGGTCGAGATCGCACTGGCCGAGCGCCCCGATGTCGCCCAGACCAAAATCAACATCGACAACACGAAGATCGGCTTGAGTGGCAGCCGCAACGCGATGCTGCCGACACTGCAGGTCCAGGCCACGGCGACGAACAACGGCTTGGCGGGTCCTTCGAATACGGTGGACGCCCCTCCTGGTCAGACACCGGTGATCCACAATGTGGACCCGTTCTTCCAGGGCGGGTACAGTACGGCCTTGTCCCAGTTGTTCCGCCGCAACTTCCCCGACTACTCCGTCGCATTCACGCTGAACGTGCCGCTGCGCAACCGGACCGCCAAGGCCGATTACGTCCGCGACATGCTCTCGCTGCGCCAGCAGGAGATCAACGCCCAACGGCAGATCAACGATATCCGAGTGAACATCCAGAACGCGCAGATCGCCGTGATCCAGGCCAAGGCGCGCTACGATTCGGCCGTCAAGGCGCGCTTGCTGCAACAACAGACCCTCGACGCCGAGAACAAGAAGTACGCCCTGGGCGCCTCAACAGCGTTCCTGGTGGTCCAGACGCAACGCGACCTGGCCACTGCTCAGGGCAACGAAGTCTCCGCCCTGGCGGGTTACAGCCGGGCGCGGGTGCAGTTGGACCTGGCCACCGCGCAGATCCTCACTCGCTATAAGGTGGAGGTCGGCGAGGCGAAGGCGGCCAAGAGCTCGATGCCCATCCGCACCCCCTAG
- a CDS encoding LysR family transcriptional regulator, translated as MEDFRLRVFRIAAEKLNFTQAAGLLHLTQPAVTLQIKNLEADLGVRLFDRSARSIRLTPAGEMMLDYARRIAALYEEASRKVGELSHEARGSLSLGVSTTISQYVLPWVLAGFRHEYPGVRVKVISGNTEAVLQSLTAGSIELAMIEGPPRTPGIKLQKFLDDEIVLIVPCEHPWALRRQALNPAELLNTPLLMREPGSGTRDVVEAALQSAGLNPGDLQVSMSLDSTEAIKSAVEAGLGVGLVSQWAVRETNRGLLAIVPMANLRIRRTLAFAYPQGPSPKGLAGRFVSYAATAAQGLADPLHVFRKRAR; from the coding sequence GTGGAAGATTTTCGTCTCCGGGTCTTCCGGATCGCCGCCGAGAAACTGAACTTCACGCAGGCCGCCGGACTGCTGCACCTGACACAACCGGCGGTTACCCTGCAGATCAAGAATTTGGAGGCGGATCTGGGTGTCCGGCTCTTCGACCGCTCGGCGCGGAGCATCCGGCTGACGCCAGCGGGCGAGATGATGCTCGACTATGCCCGGCGCATTGCGGCGCTCTACGAAGAAGCGAGCCGGAAAGTGGGCGAACTCAGTCACGAGGCCCGTGGCAGCCTTTCGCTGGGCGTATCGACGACGATCTCTCAATACGTCCTGCCCTGGGTGCTGGCCGGATTCCGCCACGAGTATCCGGGCGTGCGGGTCAAGGTGATCAGCGGAAACACCGAAGCGGTCCTGCAATCGCTCACCGCCGGCTCCATCGAACTGGCGATGATCGAGGGGCCGCCCCGTACGCCCGGCATCAAGCTGCAGAAGTTCCTGGACGACGAAATTGTGCTGATCGTGCCGTGCGAGCACCCTTGGGCGCTACGCCGCCAGGCGTTGAACCCGGCGGAGTTGCTGAACACGCCACTGCTGATGCGGGAACCGGGCTCCGGGACGCGCGACGTCGTCGAGGCAGCGCTGCAGTCGGCCGGGCTGAACCCGGGCGACTTGCAGGTCTCCATGAGCCTGGACTCCACCGAAGCCATCAAATCCGCGGTGGAAGCGGGCCTCGGCGTCGGCCTGGTTTCGCAGTGGGCGGTACGCGAGACGAACCGTGGTTTGCTGGCCATCGTCCCCATGGCGAACCTGCGCATCCGCCGCACGCTGGCCTTCGCCTATCCACAAGGCCCGTCCCCGAAGGGCCTGGCGGGGCGATTCGTGAGTTACGCGGCAACGGCGGCGCAGGGGTTGGCGGACCCGCTGCACGTTTTCAGGAAACGCGCGCGCTGA
- a CDS encoding DUF6677 family protein, whose amino-acid sequence MSETVISPNPPLPPLSKWLPVVALAWLVPGGGHFLLKKTYRGAILCGCSVVMFLLGLTMRGYMFQPMTGDLLTTIIYVGGFAADLSNGVLYFLTKMFGYSAPDIAGHTVDYGTKFLVAAGLFNVLAMVDAFEIAVGRKD is encoded by the coding sequence ATGAGCGAAACGGTGATCAGTCCCAACCCGCCGCTGCCGCCACTCTCCAAGTGGCTGCCAGTGGTCGCGCTCGCCTGGCTGGTGCCGGGCGGCGGCCATTTCCTGTTGAAAAAGACCTACCGCGGCGCGATCCTCTGTGGCTGTTCGGTCGTCATGTTCCTGCTGGGCCTGACCATGCGCGGCTACATGTTCCAGCCCATGACCGGCGACCTGCTGACGACCATCATCTATGTGGGCGGCTTCGCGGCCGACCTCTCCAACGGCGTGCTTTACTTCCTGACCAAGATGTTCGGATACTCTGCCCCCGACATCGCGGGCCACACCGTCGACTACGGCACTAAGTTCCTGGTCGCGGCCGGTCTGTTCAACGTGTTGGCGATGGTAGACGCCTTTGAAATCGCCGTGGGCCGGAAGGACTAG
- a CDS encoding nucleoside hydrolase, with protein MKHNLAILFLAAAFALSAAPPIPVIFDTDMGNDIDDALALAMLHGLESRGEIRLVAVTVTKDNPWAPRYVSAVNTFYGRAGIPIGMVKNGVTKDEGKYLRKAIEAGHYPYSDQTQDAVELLRKTLTAQADGSVVIIQVGFSTNLARLLVAPGGRELAARKVKLLSLMAGDFTNHGPEYNVKEDVPSAKKLVADWPTPTVWSGYEIGQTIKFPAHSIDHDFAWSPKNPVVDGYKNYMKFPYDRETWDLTAVLYALRPDAGYFTLSQPGRVAVDDKGFTKFQADPKGRDRYLILNDIQRARVLDALIWLATQPVH; from the coding sequence ATGAAACACAACCTGGCTATCCTGTTCCTTGCCGCCGCCTTCGCTCTCAGCGCGGCGCCGCCCATCCCCGTCATCTTCGACACCGACATGGGCAACGACATCGACGATGCACTCGCGCTTGCCATGCTTCACGGCCTGGAGTCGCGCGGCGAGATCCGCCTCGTCGCCGTCACCGTGACGAAGGACAATCCCTGGGCGCCGCGCTACGTCAGCGCCGTCAATACCTTCTATGGCCGGGCCGGCATTCCCATCGGCATGGTCAAGAATGGTGTGACGAAGGACGAAGGCAAGTACCTGCGCAAGGCGATCGAGGCCGGCCACTATCCCTACAGTGATCAGACCCAGGACGCCGTCGAACTCCTTCGCAAAACCCTCACCGCGCAAGCCGACGGCAGCGTCGTCATCATCCAGGTGGGCTTTTCCACAAACCTCGCCCGCCTTCTCGTCGCGCCCGGCGGTCGCGAGCTGGCCGCCAGGAAGGTGAAGCTCCTCTCCCTCATGGCCGGTGATTTTACGAACCACGGACCCGAATATAACGTTAAGGAAGATGTGCCCAGCGCGAAGAAGCTTGTGGCCGATTGGCCTACGCCCACCGTGTGGAGCGGCTACGAGATCGGCCAGACCATCAAGTTTCCGGCCCATTCCATCGACCACGATTTCGCCTGGTCGCCCAAGAACCCCGTGGTTGATGGCTATAAGAACTACATGAAGTTCCCCTATGACCGCGAGACCTGGGACCTGACCGCCGTACTCTACGCCCTGCGACCCGATGCCGGTTACTTTACGCTCTCGCAACCAGGCCGCGTGGCCGTCGACGACAAGGGCTTCACCAAGTTTCAGGCCGACCCCAAGGGTCGCGACCGGTACTTGATTCTCAACGACATCCAGCGGGCGCGTGTCCTGGATGCCCTCATCTGGCTCGCCACGCAACCGGTTCATTAA
- a CDS encoding FAD/NAD(P)-binding oxidoreductase codes for MSIESSRLPAGRFTLSRRGFLLAGGTAAGYGVYRGFRSDIPSSQARARVVIVGAGSAGLAVAARLGRALAHPDITLIEPGETHYYQPGFTLVAAGVFSPASVVRPQSEFIPSGVRWLRDRVVEADPDHQRVVTAGNGAVPYDFLVLCPGLQMNFEAIEGIRRERLGEGNVHCIYDYQSAQKCWPAIRKLAATGGRAVFSDTWTKLKCGGAPKKINLIAEDYCRRQGTRGNVDFRFYSALDHLFDVPVFQHRLRQIYEERQIPVTLEHRIQSVDTQARKAVFRVMRGEPGAEPRTLTVDYDFLHIVPPMTVPDFVRQSALVRNPATGRNEDWVPTDKSTLVHKVYRNVIALGDVAGLPTSKTGAAIRIQAPVAAANLIALMEGQEPRRRYNGYTACPVVTEYGKVLFAEFGYDKKPTPTLPFLDPGREHSAGWLLKVHVLRPMYFGGMLRGRV; via the coding sequence ATGAGCATAGAATCTTCTCGCCTACCGGCCGGCCGTTTCACCCTCAGCCGCCGTGGGTTCCTGTTGGCGGGTGGTACCGCTGCCGGCTACGGCGTCTATCGCGGTTTTCGGTCCGACATCCCATCCAGCCAGGCCCGGGCGCGTGTGGTGATCGTCGGGGCGGGCTCCGCCGGGCTCGCCGTGGCCGCCCGCCTCGGCCGCGCCCTGGCGCACCCGGACATCACGCTGATCGAGCCGGGGGAGACACACTACTACCAGCCTGGATTCACTCTGGTCGCTGCCGGAGTCTTCTCGCCCGCTTCCGTCGTGCGCCCGCAATCGGAGTTCATCCCGTCCGGGGTCCGCTGGTTGCGGGACAGAGTTGTCGAAGCGGATCCGGATCACCAGCGCGTCGTCACGGCTGGCAATGGAGCCGTGCCCTATGACTTCCTGGTGCTATGTCCCGGCTTGCAGATGAACTTCGAGGCGATCGAAGGGATTCGGCGGGAGCGGCTGGGCGAGGGCAACGTTCACTGCATCTACGACTACCAAAGCGCGCAGAAGTGCTGGCCGGCGATCCGTAAGCTTGCCGCGACCGGAGGGCGCGCCGTTTTCTCCGACACCTGGACCAAGCTGAAGTGCGGTGGAGCGCCGAAAAAGATCAACCTGATCGCCGAGGACTACTGCCGCCGGCAGGGCACGCGCGGCAACGTGGATTTCCGTTTCTACTCCGCCCTCGACCACCTGTTCGACGTCCCGGTGTTTCAACACCGATTGCGGCAGATCTACGAGGAACGCCAGATTCCGGTGACGTTGGAGCACCGCATTCAATCGGTCGACACGCAGGCACGAAAGGCAGTGTTCCGAGTGATGCGGGGCGAGCCGGGTGCGGAGCCCCGGACCTTGACCGTGGACTACGATTTCCTCCACATCGTGCCACCCATGACCGTCCCGGACTTTGTCCGCCAATCCGCGTTGGTGCGCAATCCGGCGACGGGCAGGAACGAGGACTGGGTCCCCACCGACAAATCAACGCTCGTCCACAAGGTGTATAGGAATGTGATTGCGCTGGGCGATGTCGCCGGTTTGCCCACCAGCAAGACGGGCGCGGCCATCCGGATCCAGGCTCCTGTCGCCGCCGCCAATCTCATCGCGCTGATGGAGGGTCAGGAGCCGCGGCGCCGCTACAACGGATACACGGCGTGCCCGGTGGTGACGGAGTACGGCAAGGTGCTGTTTGCGGAGTTCGGCTACGACAAGAAACCCACGCCCACCCTGCCTTTCCTGGACCCCGGCCGCGAGCACTCTGCCGGCTGGCTGTTGAAGGTGCACGTGCTGCGACCCATGTACTTTGGTGGAATGCTGCGGGGGCGCGTGTAG
- a CDS encoding YkgJ family cysteine cluster protein — protein MVTDLVQIRSLADAKESENTEFRRFLRHHHTPDQAFYDVAVQIEHQIDCQSCANCCRQTRVNLTDHEIARIAAYLHDSVETELHEYIEEDPSDHRRMLRQKDDACVFLDGNLCMIYDARPDACHNFPHVDAHGSTLGSRMSSVVRNAWICPILYNALEEHKHRTGWHLHHHESARGPEGLASS, from the coding sequence TTGGTCACCGACCTGGTGCAAATCCGGAGTCTGGCCGACGCGAAGGAGAGCGAGAACACCGAGTTCCGTCGCTTCCTGCGCCATCATCACACCCCTGACCAAGCCTTCTACGACGTCGCCGTTCAGATTGAACACCAAATTGACTGCCAGTCCTGCGCCAACTGCTGCCGCCAGACACGCGTCAACTTAACCGACCACGAAATCGCCCGAATCGCCGCTTACCTACACGATTCCGTGGAGACCGAGCTTCACGAATATATCGAGGAAGACCCCTCAGACCACCGCCGGATGCTCCGCCAGAAGGACGACGCGTGCGTCTTCCTCGACGGCAATCTCTGCATGATCTACGACGCGCGCCCCGACGCCTGCCACAACTTCCCGCACGTCGACGCGCACGGCTCCACGCTGGGCAGTCGGATGTCGTCCGTGGTCCGCAACGCCTGGATCTGCCCCATCCTTTACAACGCTCTGGAGGAGCACAAGCACCGCACCGGCTGGCACCTGCACCATCACGAGTCTGCTCGTGGGCCGGAGGGCCTGGCATCGTCGTAA
- the truA gene encoding tRNA pseudouridine(38-40) synthase TruA: MRRIRITVAYDGTEFHGWQVQPALPTIQGWLEQILTGIESAPVQVHGSGRTDAGVHALAQVAAFDLVNPIPCDNLRRAVNRLLPRSIRVTSVEEAAPDFHPRFQAKEKTYEYRIWREEICPPMRRLYVFHHPYPLDETAMIAAAPLLVGDHDFTAFAATDEKDELGHSKVRRIFASGLWREGGELVYRVRGSGFLKHMVRMIVGTLLEVGKGNLTEAGLQARLTPGFPAKAGPCVPASGLCLLNVEY, translated from the coding sequence ATGCGCCGCATCCGCATCACCGTCGCCTACGATGGCACGGAGTTCCACGGCTGGCAGGTCCAACCGGCTCTGCCCACGATTCAGGGCTGGCTCGAACAGATTCTCACCGGAATCGAAAGCGCCCCCGTGCAAGTGCATGGCAGCGGCCGTACCGACGCCGGTGTGCACGCCCTGGCTCAGGTGGCTGCCTTCGACCTCGTGAACCCCATCCCGTGCGACAACCTGCGCCGCGCCGTCAACCGTCTGCTGCCTCGCTCCATCCGCGTAACCTCGGTGGAGGAGGCCGCCCCCGATTTCCACCCGCGATTCCAGGCCAAGGAGAAGACCTACGAGTACCGCATCTGGCGCGAAGAGATCTGCCCGCCCATGCGCCGCCTCTACGTCTTTCACCATCCTTATCCTCTGGACGAAACGGCCATGATCGCCGCCGCGCCGCTGCTCGTTGGCGACCACGACTTCACCGCTTTTGCCGCTACCGACGAGAAGGACGAACTCGGCCACTCCAAGGTCCGCCGCATCTTCGCGTCCGGCCTGTGGCGCGAGGGCGGGGAACTGGTGTATCGTGTGCGCGGCAGCGGCTTTTTGAAACACATGGTCCGTATGATCGTGGGCACGCTGCTGGAAGTGGGCAAAGGCAACCTCACCGAGGCCGGATTGCAGGCCCGTCTGACGCCGGGCTTCCCCGCCAAGGCCGGACCCTGCGTCCCCGCCTCCGGACTCTGTCTGCTCAACGTGGAGTACTGA